From the genome of Haloferax sp. Atlit-12N:
GTTCGATTCCGTGTCGGTCGCCGTCTCCTCTGTCTCGTACGTCACCGTCACCTCGTCGGCGACGGGTTGGAGGACGTACTTGCCCGCGTTGCCGGCCTTGACGGGCGTGAAGTCGGCCGTGAACGTGGTCGTCTCGTCGGCGCGAATCTCGAAGGACCGCTCGAACTTCAGCGGGGCGGACCCGGGCACCTCGACGGTCGCGGACGACCCGTCTGCGAGGGTCGCGTCAGTCTCCGAAACCTCGACCTGCAGGAACTCGTAGGTGCCCGTCTCAAGTTCGAACTCCTCGACGAGCGCGGAGGCGTCGCCCTGCAGTTCGACGAGGTCGAGTGCTGTGCCGCCCGCGTCGAGCGACTCCGCCTCGCCGTCGGCGGGCTTGACGCGGACCGTCGAGACCGTCACGACGCAGGACCCGAAGTCGTCGATGTCGCCGGGCTTGTCGCTCACCCGAGTCGAGAGCGTCCCCGTCGTCGCGGACGCGGTGCCCATACAGCCGGCGAGACCGGCGGTGGTTGCGGCGGCGATTCCGGCGGCGGACGTGAGGAAGCGTCGTCTGGTGTGTGTCATTGGTTGTGTTCGCGTGTCTGCGGGGTGTCGCGGCGCGACCGGGCGGTCCGCGCGATGACTGGTGGGGAACCGCCGTCGCCCCGCGACACCGACCGCTCTGCACGCCGCCGTATTGAAGGGTAAAAACCGGCTCGCCGGCTTGCGGTCGTTGGCGTGAAATTCGGGTCGAACGGCGTCGAATTTCGCCGAGTTTCGTCGGAAAATGTAGCGTTCTCGCCGCCGACCCGTGCGGGTGGGCGGGGGACGGTATCGACTCAGCGCACGCGACAGACGTTCCCGTTGGACGGCGGCGCGCGGGCGGGCGAGACGGCGTCGACGACGGGGAGGACGCTGAAGCCGGGCGACCCACCGGTTGCGAATCCGATGGCGAACACCGAGTAGGTCCGGCCGCCGGCGAGGGCCGTTCCGGGGAGGTCGAGCACGACCGTCCCGTCAGACGAGAGGACGACCTGCAGGTCGTACGTTCCGGCAGGCACCGTCTCGTAGTGCGAGACGTCGCCGAACGCCAGCCCCGAAAACAGCGTCGGGCCGTCCTTGACGACGATGTCGACCTCGGGCGCGTCGGGCGAGAAGTGGGCGACGCGGACTCTGGCCTTCTTATACGGTGCCGGGCGGTTCGTGTCCGTGAGCACGACGGCCGTGATGTTGGCGAGTACGTCCGTCGCCGCGATAGTGTAATCACGGTTGCGCCGGAGCGTGACCTCGGTGTCGATGACGACCGTCGAGTCGTCGCCCGCGGGCGTGACCTCGACCTGATACGTCCCCGCCGGGACGGTGAAGTAGTCGGAGAGGACGCCGAACGGGACGCCCTGCAGGTCGGGGAACGGCTCGCCGTTCACGTACACGTCTACGGGGGGCGCGTCGGGCGAGAAGTGGCCGACTCGGAACCGCGCGTCACCCGCGGCGACGCCGCCGGGGCGTGCCGCCACGGTCGTCGCGCCGCCAGCGAGTAGGAGTCCAGTTGCGCCGAGGCTCTTCAGCATCGTTCGTCGAGAGAGGGACGACATCTGCAACCATCATGAAGGACCGTGGTGATATCAATATTCTCACAACTAAAACAATGCAAGAAAGTCTGCGTACCGAGACAGTCAGGAGTTCCTGACCGTCTCAGACGAGTTCTTCCGCGACCACGTCGACCGCGAGCAGGTTCGGGTCGATGGCGAGGTCGGCCTGCGCCGTGGCGAACTCCGGAAGGGAGTCGTAGGCGTAGGTCACGACGCGCACGTCGGGGTTCAGTTCCTTCGCAACCGAGATGGCCGTCGCGTCGTCCATATCGGTGAGCACGAACAGGTCGGCGTCCTCGATACCGGCCTCGCCGAGCGAGTCGGCGGAGGCGATACCGCTGACGCGGACGACTGTCG
Proteins encoded in this window:
- a CDS encoding DUF4397 domain-containing protein: MLKSLGATGLLLAGGATTVAARPGGVAAGDARFRVGHFSPDAPPVDVYVNGEPFPDLQGVPFGVLSDYFTVPAGTYQVEVTPAGDDSTVVIDTEVTLRRNRDYTIAATDVLANITAVVLTDTNRPAPYKKARVRVAHFSPDAPEVDIVVKDGPTLFSGLAFGDVSHYETVPAGTYDLQVVLSSDGTVVLDLPGTALAGGRTYSVFAIGFATGGSPGFSVLPVVDAVSPARAPPSNGNVCRVR
- a CDS encoding NAD-binding protein, translated to MTTAIVAGTDPDGLGEALETEGATVVRVSGIASADSLGEAGIEDADLFVLTDMDDATAISVAKELNPDVRVVTYAYDSLPEFATAQADLAIDPNLLAVDVVAEELV
- a CDS encoding DUF4382 domain-containing protein; protein product: MTHTRRRFLTSAAGIAAATTAGLAGCMGTASATTGTLSTRVSDKPGDIDDFGSCVVTVSTVRVKPADGEAESLDAGGTALDLVELQGDASALVEEFELETGTYEFLQVEVSETDATLADGSSATVEVPGSAPLKFERSFEIRADETTTFTADFTPVKAGNAGKYVLQPVADEVTVTYETEETATDTESNETTTDSTANETTTNETTS